Within the Solibacillus silvestris genome, the region CACATATTGCCCATATGCAAATGTGCGCTGATAATGTTCCTCGTCAAAACGTTCATACAGTCCGCTTTCTGATAATACAAAAAACGTCATCTGATGATACACGGAATGCGGTTCTTCACCCGGTTCAGTATGCCAAACATAAGAAATTTCCCCGTCATCAAACGTATAAGGACCATCCAGAAAAATATCGTCCATCTTAAATAATGAATGTACATCAAAGAATAGCTGTCCGCCTTCACGAAGACTGTCAAATATCCGCTTCAATGTTTCCATTACATTGTGATGCTCTTTTACATAGTTGATCGAGTCAATCGGAATAATGGCAACATCCAAGTCGCTGAAGCCTTCCAGCTCGTCCATTGACATAGCAAAAAGAGGCATTGTAACTTTCTCAGCATCCATACGGGCACTGGCAATGGATAGCATTTCTTCCGATAAATCAATCCCTGATACAGCGTAACCGGCTTTATGCAACATTAATGCAAGTGTTCCTGTACCACAGCCAATATCGAGCAGATTTTTATAGTTCTGTGCAGGTGCATATGTCTGAATCCATTCCACATATTCCGTGTACGGGATATCGGTCATCAATTCATCATAAACTTCTGCAAAACGCTCATAACTATTCATTGTCCATTTGTGGCGCGTCTAGTTGTGGTGCATCTCCCCATAGGCGCTCTAGGTTGTAATAGGCACGCTCATCTTTATGGAAAATATGTGCAACAACATCACCCATATCGACTAAAATCCAGCGTGCTGTGTCAAAGCCTTCAAGCTTACGTACTGTGTAACCCGCTTCTTCTGCTTTTTCTTTAATTTCACGTGCAATTGCCTGTACTTGGCGCTCTGAGCTACCTTCCGCAATGATGAAATAATCAG harbors:
- a CDS encoding methyltransferase — its product is MNSYERFAEVYDELMTDIPYTEYVEWIQTYAPAQNYKNLLDIGCGTGTLALMLHKAGYAVSGIDLSEEMLSIASARMDAEKVTMPLFAMSMDELEGFSDLDVAIIPIDSINYVKEHHNVMETLKRIFDSLREGGQLFFDVHSLFKMDDIFLDGPYTFDDGEISYVWHTEPGEEPHSVYHQMTFFVLSESGLYERFDEEHYQRTFAYGQYVKWLKEIGFSHVEVTADWTTAQPTDESERIFIRAVK
- a CDS encoding ribosome silencing factor RsfS; translation: MNETLLNITYKAIDDKRGEDIVALNMQGISLLADYFIIAEGSSERQVQAIAREIKEKAEEAGYTVRKLEGFDTARWILVDMGDVVAHIFHKDERAYYNLERLWGDAPQLDAPQMDNE